A section of the Humulus lupulus chromosome 2, drHumLupu1.1, whole genome shotgun sequence genome encodes:
- the LOC133818462 gene encoding protein BEARSKIN2-like gives MASSSGGVPPGFRFHPTDEELLHYYLKKKVSFQKIDMEVIREVDLNKMEPWDLQERCRIGSTPQNEWYFFSHKDRKYPTGSRTNRATNAGFWKATGRDKCIRNAFKKIGMRKTLVFYRGRAPHGQKSDWIMHEYRLEEQDNQPDHHEDGWVVCRVFKKKNLFKISSSSSSATTAATTTTMSMSMSNNNSIINNELGSSTTTANMMMMINSSSSNNLSSDHHHHPHLINHNMANNAFNIRSDHNQYYQLLRQPQHHQETVPHLNLMQQQQQQITYPTHCNSSSLLHNLIPPHKSTPLLPASSSYDHYAGPARDCESGSDTALPLRYPSSSTCEPQQTSGLEAAGRSDDQDPDHTWTMLDRIVTTNNTTSSHHHDHDHEDDHHHRHHHHHDQSSKGVRTTFEDANNVDAPSVSLSVASHINPLSLRGTGEMDFWGGYTK, from the exons ATGGCTTCTTCGAGCGGTGGCGTGCCTCCGGGATTCCGTTTCCACCCGACTGACGAGGAGCTTCTTCACTACTACTTGAAGAAGAAGGTCTCTTTTCAGAAAATTGACATGGAGGTCATTCGAGAGGTCGATTTGAACAAGATGGAACCTTGGGATTTacaag AGAGATGCAGAATAGGATCGACACCGCAGAACGAGTGGTACTTCTTCAGCCATAAGGACAGGAAGTACCCAACAGGGTCTCGGACGAACAGGGCCACCAACGCTGGGTTTTGGAAAGCCACAGGGAGAGACAAGTGCATTCGCAACGCCTTTAAGAAGATTGGTATGCGGAAAACCCTCGTTTTCTACCGAGGAAGAGCTCCTCATGGGCAGAAGAGCGATTGGATTATGCACGAGTATCGACTAGAAGAACAAGACAACCAGCCTGATCACCACGAGGATGGTTGGGTGGTGTGCAGGGTCTTCAAAAAGAAAAACCTGTTCAAAATCTCATCATCCTCATCCTCAGCTACTActgctgccactactactactatgtcTATGTCTATGTCTAATAACAATTCTATTATTAATAATGAATTAGGCTCCTCCACGACTACTGctaatatgatgatgatgatcaacTCATCATCATCCAATAATTTATCATCAGATCATCATCATCACCCCCATCTGATCAACCACAACATGGCCAATAATGCATTCAATATCCGATCAGATCACAACCAATACTACCAACTGCTTCGCCAACCTCAACATCATCAGGAAACCGTACCCCATCTTAATCTGAtgcagcaacagcagcagcaaaTTACTTATCCGACTCACTGCAATAGCTCATCCCTACTCCATAATCTCATCCCACCCCACAAGTCTACTCCTCTTTTGCCTGCATCATCATCCTATGACCACTACGCCGGCCCTGCCCGCGACTGCGAGAGTGGCAGCGACACCGCTCTCCCCCTACGCTACCCGTCCAGTAGTACTTGTGAGCCTCAGCAAACATCTGGGCTTGAGGCAGCTGGAAGATCAGATGATCAAGACCCAGACCACACATGGACAATGCTGGACCGGATTGTCACTACTAATAATACCACAAGTAGTCATCATCATGATCATGATCATGAAGATGATCATCACcatcgtcatcatcatcatcatgatcAGTCATCTAAAGGGGTAAGGACGACGTTTGAGGATGCCAACAACGTCGACGCACCCTCCGTCTCTCTTTCTGTGGCGTCTCACATTAATCCACTATCTTTGCGTGGGACTGGGGAGATGGATTTCTGGGGTGGCTATACCAAATAG